One Acidicapsa ligni genomic region harbors:
- a CDS encoding RHS repeat domain-containing protein, producing MSILISYRRSMHRLLSARNLQFPLTLVVLLMTYTIAYSQVISLGDQVSRPLPGSGHDYIHGLAETVNPANGTLSIKIDLPTPKGRGLTLPLSITYNSGEMYNPISLQPGTSQDEFNTNRSFGGWSDTLPYATITYFAIPINEGPYYGNGPLCPMTSSYNFYDPTGASHQLGLAAIGPPSDFNSTPVPQAGCSNVPYGSGSYFYRAFPTGGDDQVYAQMDAICDGDAYNEVYPSDCMSAFPAFTVTDISGTIYSFPANTKSVWVNPSSTTPEVEVIFPAKIQDRNGNVIQFTIPSDSIPAGLPIVDTLGRHISAGGITSSTGAYFGLSSSYTVGGLTYTLGFNGTTDAKFSVGYKQIYPIPFPSGASCEFGLGGIGSTSGLFNTLTLPNGQAYTFEYNNIYGLISKITYPNGGWVSYTWGLSPNMSTIATYDALVSGSSPYSGGCNFEYQTPVITGREVGYDSSTSPAQTQVFSYTTGWDDSTGLWTSKTTKITTTDNITGLASETDYSYGSVYQLQSPNSGGQRRAQLPVEKTIKYFDWGQVKLLKAVTESWADQFEMRSQTTEWNNNPSATSITTYCYMGGDCSEANSLAGVSPSGLPDPSGFPQLLHEQDEYGYDGNLFRKTTSIYYAFQEPCQFTPPISFQTNPQQPCASAQNAQSVGIVGPCQTITYDGQGNPVAETDAYYDNQALCLDSNPVLTSAVASPLPLPTGTHDESNYGPTPPTHSLSMPLIGRGNLTKLVKWSSPTSSIATSFSYDETGQVISETDPCGNVTCSSMTDTNHTTTYSYSDYPVVENATTTSNAYVTTITKPSTNGTSHTSSYSYDYVTGELTSSTDENTQTTNYIYNDPLKRLKEIQGPPDPNNSGQRPTTMYKYDDAAPNPSVTTIQTVNTAGIIGTSVSAMDGMGHVTSTNLTSAAQGADHVDITVDTTYDGLGNVHTVSNPHASTDSVNLTTYNYDALGRKASQLDSDGLSKQMWTYNGNTVIYQDENGNQWKRTYDAFGDLTQVLEPSPPSPPLETDYTYNTLNNLLSVTQHGANGSIARVRTFNYDSLSRLLCASNPEYSNSSNPSAPCPLTTTGAYIPGTVGYSYDANGNLQSKTDTRNITTNYGYDALNRIISKVYINDASKTPISCFQYDTSPLASGKSLNLVGRLTNSWTQGNSATACSSAPTAGNYRSLHSILAYNPMGQAISEQQCTPSNCASLKPYSSQAKFDLAGNLTYYTNGITTTPGLNALLSFTSSYDGADRLLSVKSSWNDSLLHPSSIFSAQSPSSGPCGQRYSYAAFGGLLNATLGSNLTLSRSYDSRLRRTCETDTAGPLANRTGGSATITIIGAEQTK from the coding sequence GTGTCAATTTTAATCTCTTACAGAAGAAGCATGCATCGCTTATTGTCTGCTAGGAATTTGCAGTTTCCACTAACTCTTGTCGTTTTGCTGATGACTTACACAATCGCCTACTCGCAAGTCATTTCACTTGGCGACCAAGTATCTCGACCCCTTCCGGGCTCTGGCCATGATTATATTCACGGATTGGCCGAGACAGTGAACCCGGCCAACGGAACCTTAAGTATAAAGATTGATTTGCCAACTCCGAAAGGACGTGGACTTACACTTCCACTCTCAATAACTTACAATTCGGGCGAAATGTATAACCCAATATCACTCCAACCAGGCACTTCTCAAGACGAATTTAACACCAACAGGAGCTTTGGAGGGTGGAGCGATACGCTTCCTTATGCAACGATAACTTATTTTGCTATTCCCATAAACGAGGGGCCCTATTATGGAAATGGACCATTGTGCCCGATGACATCGTCTTACAATTTTTATGATCCTACTGGAGCATCGCACCAACTTGGTCTCGCTGCTATTGGCCCTCCTTCTGACTTTAATTCGACGCCCGTGCCACAGGCTGGGTGTTCCAATGTCCCCTATGGGTCCGGGTCCTATTTTTATAGGGCCTTCCCTACCGGTGGAGATGATCAAGTTTATGCTCAAATGGATGCTATCTGTGATGGAGATGCTTACAATGAAGTCTATCCGAGCGACTGTATGTCAGCATTTCCTGCATTTACAGTTACAGACATAAGTGGGACCATCTATTCATTTCCGGCGAATACCAAGTCAGTATGGGTAAATCCAAGTTCTACAACTCCCGAAGTTGAAGTAATATTTCCAGCAAAGATTCAAGATCGTAATGGTAACGTGATTCAGTTCACAATTCCTAGCGATAGCATACCCGCAGGACTCCCTATTGTAGATACTTTAGGACGGCATATATCGGCCGGAGGTATTACATCATCTACGGGCGCCTATTTTGGTCTATCTAGCAGCTATACAGTTGGTGGATTGACCTATACCCTCGGTTTTAATGGAACTACTGACGCAAAATTTTCTGTAGGCTATAAGCAGATATATCCCATTCCATTTCCGAGTGGCGCCTCTTGTGAGTTCGGCCTGGGAGGCATTGGGTCCACATCAGGGCTTTTCAATACGCTTACTCTTCCAAATGGCCAAGCCTACACCTTTGAATACAACAACATATATGGGCTTATTAGTAAAATTACTTATCCTAATGGAGGATGGGTTTCTTATACATGGGGGCTAAGCCCTAATATGTCTACGATAGCGACTTACGATGCTTTAGTTTCAGGTTCCTCTCCATATAGCGGAGGATGTAATTTTGAATATCAAACTCCAGTGATTACAGGACGAGAAGTCGGTTACGACAGTTCTACGTCACCGGCCCAGACACAGGTATTTTCATACACAACAGGCTGGGATGACAGTACCGGACTTTGGACGAGCAAAACAACAAAAATTACAACGACGGATAATATAACGGGGCTTGCATCTGAAACAGACTATTCTTACGGATCCGTGTATCAACTTCAATCTCCAAATAGTGGGGGGCAGCGGAGAGCCCAGCTTCCTGTAGAAAAGACAATCAAGTACTTCGATTGGGGACAAGTAAAGTTATTGAAAGCTGTAACAGAGTCTTGGGCTGATCAATTTGAAATGAGAAGCCAAACGACAGAGTGGAACAATAATCCTAGTGCAACCTCGATAACAACATACTGCTATATGGGGGGCGATTGTTCTGAAGCCAATAGCCTAGCCGGCGTAAGCCCAAGCGGATTGCCAGATCCAAGTGGGTTTCCGCAACTTCTACACGAACAGGATGAATATGGTTATGATGGAAATTTATTCCGGAAGACCACCTCAATTTATTACGCCTTTCAGGAGCCGTGTCAATTCACGCCACCTATCAGTTTTCAAACAAACCCTCAACAGCCTTGTGCAAGCGCCCAGAATGCTCAATCTGTAGGCATAGTCGGCCCTTGTCAAACGATCACATATGATGGCCAAGGTAATCCTGTAGCTGAGACTGATGCCTACTACGACAATCAGGCTTTATGTCTAGACTCGAATCCAGTTTTGACGTCGGCCGTTGCAAGTCCCCTTCCTCTTCCAACTGGCACGCATGACGAATCCAATTATGGACCTACTCCTCCCACACATAGCTTATCTATGCCGTTAATCGGGCGAGGAAATCTCACAAAGCTCGTTAAATGGTCTAGCCCTACCAGCTCTATAGCAACATCATTTTCTTACGATGAGACGGGGCAGGTTATTTCCGAAACAGATCCATGTGGAAACGTTACTTGCAGTTCAATGACAGATACGAACCATACAACCACTTACTCCTATAGCGACTACCCAGTTGTAGAGAATGCGACGACTACTTCAAACGCCTATGTAACGACTATCACTAAGCCATCCACGAATGGAACTTCTCATACTTCCAGCTATTCATACGACTATGTGACTGGTGAGCTCACGTCCAGTACTGATGAAAATACGCAAACAACCAACTACATCTACAATGATCCATTAAAACGGCTGAAAGAGATTCAAGGCCCCCCGGATCCTAACAATTCTGGGCAGCGGCCCACGACAATGTATAAGTATGATGATGCGGCTCCGAATCCCAGCGTTACTACCATACAGACTGTGAATACTGCCGGGATTATTGGAACCAGTGTTTCAGCCATGGATGGCATGGGGCACGTGACAAGTACTAACCTGACATCGGCTGCACAAGGCGCAGACCACGTCGATATAACCGTCGATACAACTTATGATGGTTTGGGGAATGTCCATACCGTTTCAAACCCGCACGCCTCTACTGATTCCGTTAACCTCACCACGTACAACTATGACGCATTAGGCCGTAAGGCCAGCCAGCTTGACTCAGACGGCTTGAGTAAGCAAATGTGGACTTATAACGGAAACACCGTCATATATCAGGACGAAAACGGTAATCAGTGGAAAAGAACATACGACGCCTTTGGCGACTTGACACAAGTCCTTGAGCCGAGTCCTCCATCACCGCCGCTGGAGACGGACTATACCTACAATACACTGAACAATCTTTTATCCGTAACGCAACATGGTGCCAATGGGAGTATTGCTCGCGTCCGTACATTCAATTACGACAGTCTATCAAGGCTGCTCTGCGCGTCTAATCCTGAGTACTCTAATAGTTCTAACCCTAGTGCGCCCTGTCCCCTAACAACGACAGGAGCATATATCCCTGGTACGGTTGGTTACAGCTATGATGCAAACGGGAACTTGCAATCGAAAACGGATACGCGCAACATTACCACCAACTATGGATACGACGCACTGAACAGGATCATCTCCAAAGTTTATATAAACGACGCAAGTAAGACGCCGATATCGTGCTTCCAGTACGATACTTCTCCCCTAGCGAGCGGAAAATCGCTCAATCTCGTTGGCAGGTTGACTAACTCCTGGACGCAGGGTAATTCAGCAACAGCATGTAGTTCCGCCCCCACTGCTGGTAACTACCGCTCCCTCCACTCAATTCTTGCCTATAACCCTATGGGCCAGGCAATTTCGGAACAACAGTGCACTCCTTCCAATTGCGCGAGTTTAAAGCCATATTCGTCTCAAGCAAAATTCGATCTAGCAGGAAATCTGACTTATTACACTAACGGGATTACGACGACTCCCGGATTGAATGCTCTTCTTTCATTTACCAGCAGTTATGATGGCGCAGATCGCTTATTATCAGTCAAGAGTAGCTGGAACGATAGCTTGTTGCATCCATCCTCTATCTTCTCCGCTCAGTCACCATCCTCCGGTCCCTGTGGCCAAAGGTATTCCTACGCTGCATTTGGTGGATTACTGAATGCTACGCTCGGCAGCAATCTGACTCTTAGCAGAAGCTACGACAGTCGATTGCGAAGAACTTGCGAGACAGACACAGCAGGTCCGCTCGCAAATCGGACTGGTGGTTCCGCAACAATAACGATTATCGGGGCCGAGCAGACAAAATGA
- a CDS encoding beta strand repeat-containing protein produces the protein MKKKDALEVVNYKSIAKVSSVDQNYESVIPVTCGDSWFAFLRYLPLATIHLSWLIVLLLVSVSPLRAQSTQPTQTALTLSSASAGYGTPITITASVGTTPVGQVNITDNGFTICSGQLDSSRAPITCTISTFSIGNHPLQAEYLGGTSQSTTYSASTSSIVSLIISEPTPALTVSTSGTPSTYGGSVTFTATISSGPTGIITFYDGGTSIGTGSISGTTATFSTSTLAAGAHSITAGWAGNTNYSAVTSSAVTQLVNKATPTLAVVTSGTPSTYGGSVTFTATISSGPTGPITFYDGGTSIGTGSISGTTATFTTSTLAAGTHSITAGWAGNTNYSAVTSGAVTQSVNEATPTLAVATSGTPSNYGGSVTFTATISSGPTGVITFYDGGTSIGTGSISGTTATFSTSTLAAGAHSITAGWAGNTNYSAVTSGAVTQSVNEATPTLAVATSGTPSNYGGSVTFTATISSGPTGIITFYDGTTSIGTGSISGTTATFTATTLAGGFHSITAGWAGNANYSAVTSGAVTQSVNEATPTLAVATSGTPSTYGGSVTFTATISSGPIGTITFYDGTTSIGTGPISGTTATFSTSTLAPGAHSITAGWNGNTNYSAVTSSSVTQTVNASTEAISLSVSSSGVSQGTAVTFTATVRNGTTPVFPGLVRFCDASAGECEDMA, from the coding sequence ATGAAGAAGAAAGACGCGTTAGAAGTCGTTAATTACAAGTCCATTGCGAAAGTATCGAGCGTGGACCAGAATTACGAGTCTGTGATTCCGGTGACATGCGGCGATAGCTGGTTTGCTTTTCTTCGTTATTTACCACTTGCTACCATTCATCTGTCCTGGCTGATAGTCCTGCTTCTGGTTTCGGTCTCGCCCCTGCGCGCCCAATCCACTCAACCAACGCAAACGGCTCTAACGTTATCCTCTGCATCGGCTGGATATGGCACTCCAATCACGATCACGGCTTCCGTTGGAACGACACCGGTCGGACAGGTCAACATAACGGATAACGGGTTCACCATTTGCAGCGGACAGCTAGACTCGAGCCGCGCTCCCATAACCTGTACTATTTCTACATTTTCGATTGGAAACCATCCGCTACAGGCGGAGTACCTAGGTGGCACATCTCAGAGCACGACTTACTCTGCTTCAACAAGTTCGATCGTATCGTTAATAATCAGCGAGCCGACACCAGCACTTACTGTCTCGACCTCAGGTACTCCGTCTACGTATGGCGGATCGGTGACTTTCACGGCCACCATTTCCAGCGGGCCAACTGGGATAATCACGTTCTACGATGGCGGCACATCGATCGGCACGGGCTCGATCAGTGGAACGACGGCGACATTCAGTACGAGCACTCTCGCTGCAGGCGCTCATAGTATTACGGCAGGTTGGGCTGGCAATACGAATTACAGTGCAGTTACCTCCAGCGCTGTCACGCAATTGGTGAACAAAGCTACGCCAACGTTGGCAGTGGTGACCTCGGGAACGCCATCTACGTATGGCGGATCGGTAACCTTTACGGCCACTATTTCCAGCGGGCCTACTGGGCCAATCACGTTCTACGATGGCGGCACATCGATCGGTACCGGCTCGATCAGTGGAACGACGGCAACATTTACCACCAGCACTCTTGCTGCAGGCACTCACAGTATCACGGCAGGTTGGGCTGGCAATACAAACTACAGTGCAGTTACCTCCGGCGCAGTCACGCAATCGGTGAATGAGGCTACGCCAACGTTGGCTGTGGCGACCTCAGGCACGCCATCGAACTATGGTGGATCGGTAACCTTTACGGCCACCATTTCCAGCGGGCCTACGGGCGTAATCACGTTCTACGATGGCGGCACATCGATCGGCACAGGCTCGATCAGTGGAACGACGGCGACATTCAGTACGAGCACTCTCGCTGCAGGCGCTCATAGTATTACGGCAGGTTGGGCTGGCAATACAAACTACAGTGCAGTTACCTCCGGCGCAGTCACGCAATCGGTGAATGAGGCTACGCCAACGTTGGCTGTGGCGACCTCAGGCACGCCATCGAACTATGGTGGATCGGTGACCTTTACGGCCACCATTTCCAGCGGGCCTACGGGCATAATCACGTTCTATGATGGCACAACCTCGATCGGCACAGGCTCGATCAGTGGAACGACGGCGACATTCACCGCTACCACTCTCGCTGGAGGCTTTCACAGTATTACCGCAGGTTGGGCTGGCAATGCGAATTACAGTGCAGTTACCTCTGGTGCAGTCACGCAATCGGTGAATGAGGCTACGCCAACGTTGGCTGTGGCGACCTCAGGCACACCATCTACGTATGGTGGATCGGTAACTTTTACGGCCACCATTTCTAGCGGGCCTATTGGAACAATTACGTTCTATGATGGCACAACTTCGATCGGCACAGGCCCGATCAGTGGAACGACGGCGACATTCAGCACGAGCACTCTTGCTCCAGGCGCTCACAGTATCACGGCGGGCTGGAATGGCAATACGAATTACAGTGCAGTCACTTCCAGCAGCGTCACGCAAACGGTGAATGCCTCTACAGAGGCGATTTCTTTATCGGTATCATCGAGCGGTGTATCTCAGGGTACGGCGGTGACGTTTACAGCGACAGTGAGGAATGGGACTACCCCCGTATTTCCAGGTCTGGTGCGGTTCTGCGACGCATCGGCGGGTGAGTGTGAGGACATGGC